From one Gossypium hirsutum isolate 1008001.06 chromosome D08, Gossypium_hirsutum_v2.1, whole genome shotgun sequence genomic stretch:
- the LOC107917835 gene encoding uncharacterized protein, with amino-acid sequence MVVGLACLLVIVFYAHKSKAYMRINVGLGIFVVSLLVVPVMDAVYIKGQVGLYDKFYVTVGLLALAGIGDALVQGGLIGVAGELPERYMQAIVAGSGGSDCIVLVCDLRFPVPTRASANSRVDPSLTPFLVEKHSFSPELAVKTASSLTYVKDPRKCDTIISFLKESGFSKSHIEAVVKRKPNLLYSSLEKTIKPKFKIFQDLGFSTHDVADIVATDPWILTRSVDDRIAPSISDLKTVLGSNDDVVKLLKTSAWFLKSDLQKTMMPNIEFLRNCGICSSQIVSYVFSFPRFFLLKPESIKQFVERADALGFDRKSNMFLAAIRMLSSMSEENWELKLKLFRKLGFSEDDIMSTFRRTPQVFAVSERKIKQVTNFLLNRTNVGISFIISHPMVLICSLERRLKPRLLVIETLESKNSLRRKVSMTTIYKMPDKKFREKYVVPYLKELEEVSMSIVGT; translated from the exons ATGGTCGTCGGCCTCGCTTGCCTCTTGGTCATTGTATTTTATGCTCACAAGAGTAAAGCTTACATGCGGATCAATGTTGGTTTGGGTATTTTCGTGGTTTCCCTGCTCGTCGTGCCTGTTATGGATGCGGTTTATATTAAGGGTCAGGTCGgattgtatgacaaattctacgTCACGGTCGGTCTTCTCGCTCTGGCGGGTATAGGCGATGCGCTTGTTCAAGGTGGGCTCATTGGAGTGGCTGGGGAATTGCCTGAACGCTACATGCAGGCTATCGTTGCGGGATCCGGCGGTTCTG ATTG TATTGTTCTGGTCTGTGACCTCCGGTTTCCGGTACCAACAAGGGCCTCGGCTAACTCCAGAGTTGACCCAAGTCTAACTCCATTTTTGGTTGAGAAACACAGCTTTTCCCCTGAACTTGCCGTCAAGACTGCATCTTCCCTAACCTATGTGAAGGATCCTCGTAAGTGTGATACTATAATTTCCTTCTTGAAAGAAAGCGGTTTCTCTAAATCCCATATTGAAGCAGTGGTCAAAAGAAAGCCTAACCTTCTATATTCTAGTCTTGAGAAAACCATTAAACCCAAGTTCAAGATTTTCCAGGATTTAGGATTTTCAACACATGATGTTGCTGATATTGTAGCTACTGATCCCTGGATTTTGACTAGAAGCGTGGATGATAGGATTGCACCTTCTATTTCCGATTTAAAGACTGTTTTAGGATCGAATGATGATGTTGTTAAGTTATTGAAAACTTCTGCTTGGTTTCTCAAATCTGATTTGCAAAAGACTATGATGCCTAATATAGAGTTCTTGAGAAATTGCGGGATTTGTTCATCGCAAATTGTTTCATATGTGTTCAGCTTTCCTAGATTTTTCTTGCTTAAACCTGAGAGCATTAAGCAGTTTGTTGAAAGGGCGGATGCCTTGGGGTTCGATAGGAAGTCAAATATGTTTCTTGCTGCTATTAGGATGTTGAGTTCAATGAGTGAAGAGAATTGGGAACTCAAATTGAAGCTTTTTAGGAAATTGGGTTTCTCTGAAGATGATATCATGTCTACTTTTAGGAGGACACCACAGGTGTTTGCTGTATCTGAAAGGAAGATTAAGCAAGTCACTAACTTTTTGCTTAATAGAACGAATGTAGGTATTTCATTTATAATAAGCCACCCAATGGTGCTTATTTGCAGCCTTGAGCGTAGGCTGAAGCCTCGGTTACTGGTTATTGAGACTCTGGAAAGTAAGAATTCGCTAAGAAGGAAAGTTAGCATGACTACAATCTATAAGATGCCTGACAAGAAGTTCAGAGAGAAATACGTTGTTCCTTACTTAAAAGAGCTCGAGGAAGTATCCATGTCTATTGTGGGCacttaa